The window CTCGGAGAGGCGGGCGTCCAGCCCGGCCAGCCGGGCGCTCCCCCCGCTGAGCAGCAGGTGGGCGATCGGCGCGGTGCCGGACGAGGCGACGTAGTAGTCGAACGAGCCGCGGATCTCCGCGACGAGGGCGCTCGTGGCGTCGGCGAGGGCGCGCCGCGCGTGGTCGCTCTCCGAGCCGTCCCACTCCGGGGCCGGGCCGTCCGGCGCGCCGGCGCCGAGCTCCTGCTTCAGCTGCTCGGCGCGCTCGAACGGGACGCCCAGGCGGTCGGCCACGGCCTCGGTGAGGTGCTGGCCGCCCATGGGCAGGATGCGGACGAAGCGCGGGACGCCACCCTGGTGGACGAGGACGTTGGTGACGCACGCGCCGACGTCCACGATCGCCTCGACGGGGACGCCGGGCCCGTCGGCAGCCGGGCCGGCGATGACCACCGAGCCGATCGAGCGCAGCACCGCGAAGGACGTGAGGTCGACCGACGTCGGCACCAGCTTTGCCTGCTGGACGGCGTCCACCAGCTTGTCGACCATCTCGCGGGAGGCCGCGACGAGCAGTCCGCGCAGCAGGCGTGCGCCGGTGGGGGCCTCGAACTCCTCCAGCGGGTGGAAGTCGAGCAGTGCCTGGTCGATCGGCATGGGGACGAGGTCCTGGGCCTGGAAGGCGAGCGAGGCCTTGAGGTCGGCCAGCGGCATCCACGGCAGCTCGACCTGACGGACGACGACGCGGGAGTTGGCGACGCCCAGGGCGACCTTCTTGGTCGAGAAGCGGCCGGTCGCCCAGAGCTCGCGCAGGGCTGCCGCCACGGCTGCGACGTCGACGACCTCTCCGTCGCGCACGGCGCCCGGAGGCAGCGGCACCTCCGCGAGGCGCTCGAGGGTCGCCCGCCCCTTCCCGGACGACACCTCCGCCGCCCGTACGCCGGACGTCCCGATGTCGAGACCGATGGCTCCAGCCACGTCGCTTCCTTCCCCGGCCGGCAGGGCCGCGCTGCGCACGGAAGTGCACTCGACAAGACCATCGGCGCGGTGGCCCTCGCCTTGAGCCCCCGCGCCTCCCGAACGGGCGCGTGGGGAAGGCCCGCGGGCGGGGTCAGACGCCGATGACGTCGAGGTAGGCGCCGGTGATGCTGCTGCCGGCCAGCACGCCGAGCAGCGCGCCGACGAGCATGAAGGGCCCGTACGGGATCGCGGTCTTGCGGGTGGCGCGTCGGCCGGCCAGCAGAGCCACGCCCACGACCCCGCCCAGCAGGAAGCCGAGGAACGCGCCGGCGGCGAGCGGCCCCCAGCCCAGCCAGCCCAGGTAGATGCCGAGGACGCCGGCCAGCTTGACGTCGCCGAAGCCCATGCCGGCGGGATAGGCGAAGGCGAGCGCGAAGTACCCGGCGTACAGGGCCGCCCCGCCGAGCAGGGCGCGCCCCAGGTCCGGCCAGCGGTCGTCGAGGACGGCGGGCACGGTCAGCAGCAGGGGCGCCACGGCGTACGCCGGCAGCACCAGGACGTTCGGCAGCCGCTTGACGTCGAGGTCGATGAGGGCGAGCGCGACGCCGAGCGCCCCGAGGTAGAGGTACGCCGGCAGCTCCCACGAGGCGCCGAGGCGCGCGCCGAGCACGACGAAGACGGCGGCGGTGAGCAGCTCGACCAGCGGGTAGCGCAGGCTGATGGGCGTCCCGCAGTCGCGGCATCGCCCGCGCAGGAGCAGCCAGCTCAGGACCGGCACGTTGTCGCGCGTGCGCACGGCGGCGGCGCAGGACGGGCAGTGCGATCCCGGGGCCACGACGCTCTCGCCGCGCGGCACCCGCCACACCACGACGTTGAGGAAGGAGCCGACGGCGAGGCCGACGACGGCCAGCAGCACGAGGAGGGCGGGCACGTGGGCCTCCTACCCGTCCGAGAGCAGGGTCGCGTTCCAGGTGGTGTCCACCGGGCGCGAGTAGTAGGGCGGCGGCTGGTTCGCGAGCCGGGCGTCGTAGATGTAGTTCTTGAGGTATCCGCTCGCGCCACCACCCGTGCCGACCGCGCCGCGGAACTTCTGCACGATCACTCCGCGGATGTTGAGCTTGCTCGCGTCGCTGCTCGCGGAGGAGAGGCCGGCGCCCGAGCTCGAGTTCTCGACCGCGAAGCTGTGGCTGAGCGAGGTGAGCGCGGCGTCGATGTAGTGGACGCTGGCCGCGGACGTGAGCAGGTTCTCGTCGTTGGCGTTGACCGGGTGGTACACCCACACGAATCCGTTCGCGACCAGGCCGATGACGTCCGTGCCGGAGAGACCGGAAGCGTACTTCAGGTCCCCGGTCACGACGATCTCGTCCGCCGAGGCCACCGTGACCTGGCCGGAGACCGTGCCCTGCACGTAGGCGTCACCGTCACTGCAGTCGTAGTCGTTGGTCCGGCTGTTCTGCACCATCGTCGCCCGCTCGAAGCCGAGCGAGGTGAGGCAGGTCCCGGTCAGCTGGTCGACGTAGACCACCGGCGGGATGGGGTACGTCTGCGCCGAGCTCCGGGCGTTGCCGTTGAAGCAGCCGCTCTTCGTCGTGGTGGTGTTGGGGCTGTAGACGGTCATGGTGGTGCCGCTGAAGGTGATCTGGGTCTCGCCCGTGTAGACGCACCCGTCGGTCACCGCGCTGGCCCGCAGGTCGCTGTTGGTCGCCGGCAGCGCGACGTCCGGCGCATAGGCCGGCTGGTACGCAGCGCGCCCCCCGTAGGAGGTCAGCGGCCCCCCGGACCCGTACCAGAAGCCGCGGCCGGCGTCGGCCGCCGGAGCCGACGTCGTGGACCAGCCGGTCTCGACCTTCGGGTTGAGGAAGGCGGGCGTGCCGCTCATGCTCAGCGCGTCGTTGCTGTGCAGCGGCCCGTCCACGACGTCACCGGTGGTCCAGGAGAGCTCGCCGCTACGGCAGACGCTGGTCACCGTCCTCCCGTCGCGGTACGGGCCGTTCACGACATTTCCCTTGCGGTCGATGACGTTGTAGTAGGGGTTGCTGTATGTCGTCCCGTCCGGCATCCGGAAGCTGGTGCCGGCCTTGTACGTCGTGCTGGCGCGGGCCGGCACGGTCGACGCCGCGCCGGCCGGCCGGAAGTAGCGGGCCGAGCAGAGCGCCTCGACGATCCTGGGGTCTGCGGCGTAGAACAAGTTGTTCCCGGGGCTTGCGGATCCGGAGACGTCGGCCCGGGCGGCGTCCTTGTAGACCAGCGGGTCCTGCACCTCGAACTGGGTGTTCCACAGGTAGTTCAGCAGGGTCTTGCGCTGCAGCTGCACGGTGAGCGTGCGGGACTCGGCCTCCGGCCCGCTGCCGCTGGTCCCCGTCACGCGCAGCCGGATGATGCCGGTGCGCGCCGTCTCCGTCGCGGTGCCGAGCGGCCAGTACTTGAAGTAGCCGGCCACTCCCCCGGTACCGGGCGCCGCCACGCCGATGCTCCTGCTCGCGACGGGGTCGTTCGGGTTGACGACCGCGAGGTTCGTCCGGTCGGCGGTCATGGTCTGGTAGTACAGGCCGTTGCCGTTGAGCCGGGACACGAACTCGTCGACCCCCGCCTGGGCGGCTGCGAGCGCCGTCAGCCCGTCCTCGTTCTCCCGGCCCGGCTTTAGGTCGCGGACGACGTAGGCGAGCGCGGAGAGCAGCATCAGCATCAGCACCGTCATCGCGACGACGACGGCGACGAGCGTGAAGCCGGAGTCCTCGCCACGGCGGGCGCGGAGCAGCACGCGCGAGCGCATCGGGGTCCCTCCAGGGCCGGTCATAGCAGGTTGGTCAGGGTGAGCCGGGTCCTCGCCTGGGACGGAGCCGTCCCGGCGGGCTTCGTCGGCGCGACGGCGAGGTCGACCGCAACGCTCTCGATGGCGGGCAGGTCACGTGCGGTGACCGCGCCGGAGGCGTCGGTCGCGAGCGGTGTCGTCGCGCCGGGGGTGGCGTAGAAGGTGAACAGGCGCTGGCCTGCCGGGTTGATCGAGCCGAGAGCGATGCAGGTGGTCCTCCGGCCCGAGGACGGCCAGGTGTACGGGGCACCGGCCCCCACCGCGGCGGTGCGGGCCTCCACCAGGCAGCCAGCGGCGGTGTCGACGTAGAACTCGATCTTCGTCGGCGCCGGGGTCCCCGTGGACCCGGGTGCCACGAGGCTGGCGTAGAACGTCACCGATCGCGGGCCCGCCGCCTCGAACGCCCCCGCGGTGCCGCCGCCGGGCGGCACGGCCACCCGCAGGCGACGCGACATGTAGGCCAGCGCCGTCCGCACGTCGGCCGTGGCGCCGGCACGGGCCATCGCCTGGCTGACCGACTTCTGGGTGGAGATGGTCAGCGCGGCGACTCCCGAAAGCACGATGCTCCCGACGAACATGGCGACGATGAGCTCGGTCAGGGTGATGCCGGCGTCGCCACGCACGGACCGCCGCCGCAGCCGGGCCAAGAACTCGCTGCTCATCCGATCACCTGCACCGGCTGCGTCTGGCCGGGGCTCAGGACGGCGGTGGCGACGCCCGTCGTGCCCGTCGGCGCAGCGCCGTCCGTCCGGACGATCGTCCAGGTGCCCGCGGGAAGCGCCGCCCGGTAGACACCGGCCGCGGTCTCCGTCAGCGGCCACTGCTCCCCGGAAGTGCACTGCGCGTTCGCGGGCTGCACCGCCCACACCTTGCTGGTTCCGGAAACGCCGTTCAGCTGTACCTGCAGGTCGACAAGTCGGACCTCCGCCGGGCTGGTCGTGCTCTCGCCGACCTGGGTCAGCGACGACGTGGCGGGCGAGGCCGGCGCGACGGCCGAGCACGTGCCCGCCCAGGCCCGGTAGGGGTCGGGGAAGACGGCGGCGGCGACGCGCGGCGGTGCGGCCGGGACCGTCGTGTCCCAGGACACGCAGCCACGCGGAGCGGTCTGGACGGCGGAGCAGTCGGCGAAGGGACGGGCTCGCGGAGACGCCCAGAGCGAGTTCTCCAGCGTGAGGCCGAGCGTCGCGGGGATCGGGAAGCCGTTCGGGGACGTGAGTGTGACCGCAAGCCGGCCGGAAGCGGCGTACGAGTCGATCGTCGCGCGGGTCACGGTGTTCTTGAGCGCCGTGACGGCAGCTTGAGGGGTGAACGTGGGCAGGCCCTCGCGGCTGATGTGGCCGGCCTTCGACACGGTCGGGAAGTAGGAGCCGGGCGTGACCCCGGTGAAGACGGCACAGCCGTCGCTGCCGGTCACCCGGGTCAGCGCACCCGGGCTCAGGCTGACGACCGCGTCCCCGATCGGACGGCCCTTCGGGGTCTTGACCAGGATGGCGAGGGTGCCCTTCTCGGGGTCCAGTGCGTCGCTGCCGAGGCCGAGGGCGCGCAGCGTGTCCATCCGGATCGGCTGCGTCGAGCCCATGTCCGGCCAGCGGACCTCGACGGTGATCAGCTTGTACGCCAGGCTCGAGCCGGTGCCGGCGCAGAGCGAGGTGGCCTCCCCCGAGGAGACGAAGTTCGCGGTCTGCCGGATGTCGTAGGTCGTGCCGTTGACGGTCGACCGCGCGCTCGTGAGGCCGTCGGCGATCGCGAGCGCGTCCTGGCCGCGGACGGCCTCGATCTGCTGGGAGGCGAGGCTGGACGCGACCGCCCGCTGGTCGTTCGCCTTCGTGGTGCTCAGCAGCCCGATCAGCAGCGAGGCCGTGATCGAGGCGAGCAGGCCGAAGATGACGAGGGAGACGATCGCCTCGGTGAGGGTGAAGCCGTCGTCGCGGCGCATCCGGTCGAGCACGCGCGGCGTCCTCTCGTCTCGGGTCACGGAGTAGGTGTCGGCGGATCCGGCTCGTGCTTGAGCCCGCCGGGCAACGCGGAAGGGGTGGCCGCCGAGGCGGCCACCCCTTCTGCCGGCGGTGGGTCAGGCGCAGGCGCCCTGGCTGAGGCCCTGAGCGGCATTGGCGTTGCTGCCGCCCTGGTAACGCCAGATCTTGGCCGGGTTGTCGTTGGTGCCGACCTGCACGCACCAGGCGCCGGCGGTGCCCTGGGCCACGGTGCGCGCCGTGTTGCCCGAGCTCAGCGAGCCGGTGGTGATCTGCGCGTTCGCCGTGGCGTCGGTCAGGGTCCAGGTGCTGCCGGCGGTGGCCAGGGTGACGTTGCCGGTCCCGTCGACGTAGTAGGCGGCGACCTCCTTGCCGATCGTGGTGACGTCGGACTTGGCCGAGGTCTCACGGGCCTTCGCACGCTGGTTCAGGAAGACCGGCACGGCGATGGCGGCGAGGATGCCGATGATGATCATGACGACGAGGAGCTCGATGAGCGTGAAGCCCGAGTCCTTCTTGTCCTGCGCGTTGCGGAGACGAGCGAGCATGGGTGGGAGTTCCTTCCCGGAGGACCGATCGGTGAGCCGCCCCGCCGGTCCCTCGCGGCACCTTTCGGTGCCGGCCGAGGAGAGGTCAGGGGTCCAGCGGGCTCGCGGTGAACCCCTGATGTGGCACCCACCTCGTCGGTGGGGCGCCCCTTCTCTTGCCGGTGCGGCTCGATGACACCTGATCCATCGGCCCATTCCGGACGCGGTTTAGCGTCCGCGCACAACTTCTGCCGGACGCCCGGGCCACGCCCGCAGCCCCGCGTCGAGCGCGGCCACCAGGCGCTCGAACGAGCGGTCGACGTCACGGGGCAGGCCGAACCCGCCGGCTGCCTCCAGCGCCACGAAGCCGTGCAGCGCGCTGCGCAGGGACCGGGTCGCGTCCACGGCGTCCTCCCCCTCCAGCCCGTAGCCGCGCAGCGCTGCGTACAGGGTGCCCACGGCACGCTCCCCCGCGGCCACGTGCGCCGGGTCGTCAGGGCTCGGCGCGCGCAAGGTGGCCGGATAGCGCCCCGGATGCCGGTGCGCGTACGCCCGGTACGCGCCGGCGACGGCGGCGAGCGCGTCCGGCCCGGCCCGGCCCGCCGCCGCGTCGGCGAGCTCGGCCGCCAGCTCGGCCACGGCCCGGGCGGCGAGCCGTCGGCGTACGTCGTCCAGGCCCTGCACGTGCTTGTAGAGGCTGGGCATCGCGACCCCGAGCCGCTGCGCGATCAGCGCCAGCGTCAGCTGCTCGAGCCCGACCTCGTCGGCCAGCACGGCCGCGGCCTCGACCACCCGCTCGGGCGTGAGGCCGGCCCTAGGCACGGGCGGTCGCGGCCCGCGCGAAGTCCCTGACGGCGGGGGCGACCAGCTCGGGGTACTCGGCCAGCGGGTAGTGGCCGGCGTCCTCGACGAGGAGCAGCTCGCCCCGCAGGGCGTCGGCCACCCAGCGGCCCTCCGCCGCCGGGTCCGGCCAGTCGGCGTCCCGCTCGCCCATGACGACGAGGACAGGCGCGGCCACCTCGGCGATCCGCGCCTGCACGGGCGCGTGGCTGGTGCGGGTGGTGGCGGCGAAGGCGCGCCAGGCGCCCGGGCGGCGCTGCGCGGCCGCGATGCGGGCGAGGTGGTCGGCGAGGTCGGCGGGGCGGCGCCCGGGATGGAGCGCCCGGTAGTACGCGCGCCACACCGCCGGCCCCCATGGCCGCAGCAGCGCGACCCTGAGCGCGAGGGTGACCAGCCGGCGGGGCCGGGGGTCGCGGACGAACGGCCCGGCCAGGACCAGCCCGCGGACCGCCCCCGGGCGCTCGGCGGCCGCCCACACCGAGGCGCCGGCCCCCATCGAGCTGCCCACGAGCAGGGCCGGGCCGCCCAGGTGCTCGACCAGGGCGAGCGCGTCCCGCCCCGCGGCGACGTCGTCGTAGGAGTCGAAGCCGACGTCGCTCTCCCCGTGCCCGCGCAGGTCCATCGTCGCGACGCGGAAGCCGGCCGCGACCAGCGCGGGGACGAGGAAGCGGTAGACCGAGCGGACGTCCCCCATGCCGGGCAGGCAGACCACGAGTGGCCCGTCGCCCGTCACGTCGTACGCGATGCGCCCGCCGGCGAGCTGCAGGTAGCTAGTAGTCATAGCCATGAAGCTAATACTCTTAGCCGTGGCGGTCAAGGCGCTGCTGCACCGCCCGCCGGGCCGGGCCGATCCCGACGCCGGCCACGACGAGAACGGCCAGCGCCGCCAGCACCGCCCCGAGGCCGGCCCGGTCGAGCCCGTCCGCGAGCACCCCCTGCAGCCGGCCCGCCGCCTCGACCACCGGGTCCCCCTGCAGCTCGCCCCGCAGGACCCGCAGCTCGTACCAGCCGTAGTAGGCGACGTAGGCACCGGACAGGACGGCGACCGCACCGCCGGCACGCGAGACGTACGGCGCGGCCGCCCGCATCCGCCGGACGAGCCAGGACCGGGCCTGCGCCACCGCGACGGCGGCCGTCGCCACCACGGCGCCCATGCCGAGGGCGTACGCCAGGAAGAGCGCCCCTCCCTCGAGCAGCGACCCGGCACGCAGGCTGGAGACGACGATGGCGAGGAAAGGGCCGACCGTGCAGCCGAGGGAGGCGCCGGCGAACGCGACGCCGAGCACTACCGTGGCGGGGAACGAGCCGTCGACCCGCGGCGCCCGCCGGGCCACCAGGGCGCGCACGCCGAGCCCGCGCCCGAGCAGCAGCCAGCCGCCCAGCAGCACGCAGCCGACGCCGAGCGCGACCGTGAGCCAGGGCAGCCGCTGCTGCAGCGGCCCGGCCACCGGCCGCAACGCGAGCCCGAAGAGGGCGAACGCCCCGACGAACCCCAGGGTCATCGCCCCCGCGAACCGCAGCGCCCGGCCCGTCACGGCCGCCCGGGAGCGCCCGGGCGCGTCGGCCAGCACCAGCGAGAGGTACGCCGGCAGCAGCGCGAAGCCGCACGGGTTGAGCGCGGCGAGCATTCCGGCGGCAGCCGCGAGCGCGAGCGGGACGTCGGACATTCCCGTGCCCGGGCGCTCAGCCGGCCAGCCGGGCCAGACGGCCCGCGATCTCGTCCGGCTCGAGCGGGCCGCGGAACACCACCTGCCCCGTCACGTCGAGCAGCACGAAGGTGCTCTGCTCGGCCACCTCGAAGCGCTTCCAGATCTCGCCCGGCTCGTCGGACAGGTGCGGGATCGACGAGACCTTCGCCATGTCGACGAAGCCCGGCAGGTTCTCCGCCGAGTCCAGGCCGGCGACGCCCACGATGTTGACCTCCGGATGGGCCGCCACCGCCTCCCGCACGGCGGGGGCCTGGCGCAGGCAGGTCGGGCACCACGGAGCCCAGAACCACAGGGCGGCCGGCCGGCCGCGCAGCGAGGCGCCGGAGAACGGGGCCCCGTCGAGCGTCGTGGCGGCGAAGTCGAGCGCGTCCCCCGCAGTCCCCTCGGTCCCGGCCGGGACGTCGCCCGGCGCAGGGGGCGACGAGACCGCACCGGGCACGGCGGCCTCAGCGGCCGCCGTGCCGGCCGCGCCCGGCGCGGGCTCGGCCGATCCGCCGCAGCCGGGCAGGACGAGCGCGGCTCCGAGGGCGAGCAGGAGCAGGGGCCGACGCGACACGGGTCCTCCAGGGCTGCCGTCATTGGTCCGGCCCATTGAGCGCCCTCGCCCCGCCCCGGGGGAAGCGGTCCCGTCCTTACGGCTCGGTGACGTCGCAGATGCCGGGATCCCGGCAGGCCGACGTCGGCCCCTCCGGGCTGTGGGAGCCGGTCACCCGCCGGGACCGCAGCGCGTTCCACGCGAAGGTGCGCGAGGCCGGGGAGCCGGTGCCGCGGACCACACGAGCCCGAGCCGGCTGGTGAGCAGCGCGTTCACCCCGCGCAAGGTTTCCGCACCGGAGCCGGAGACCCGGCGACCGTCGACGGCCTGCTGGCGGACGTGCGGGCCAGCGGGACCGTCGACGGCATGCGCGGCCTCGCCGACCCCGTTCCCGTGAACGTCATGCCCGGCTGGTCGGGGTACCCGAGGACGAGCGGCCTCGCTTCCGCGCCTGGTCGACTCGATCGCGTCACGCGGGCCGGACGGGGCCGGGGCGACCGCGCCCTGGGGGAGCTGGTCGACGAGCTGGCGGCCCGCCGAGGCGCCGACCCCGCGGACGACCTGCTCTCCGCGCTCGTCGGGCCCCGACGTCTTCTGACAGCCCGACCGCTTCGGCGTCTTCCGAGGCGACGTGCGCCACCACATCGGCTTCGGCCACGGCATCCACGTCTGTCTGGTCGCGCCGCTCGCCCGCCTGCAGCCGCGCGTCGTGATCGAGCAGCTGGCCAGCAGCTGCCCGGCCTGGCCCTGCTCGCGGACCCGGCGCAGCTGGGCGCGCAGAGCCCCCGCCTCGTGGAGCCGCCGCCGCGCGTCAGACGGGCCGGGCCGCGTCAGCCCGCCTCGGCGCCGGTCGCCACCGGCCGCCCGGGCAAGGTGGCCCACTGCGACCAGGACCCGGGGTAGAGCGCGACGTCCTCGTGGCCGGCCACAGCCAGCGCCACGATCTGCGAGGCCGCCGTCACCCCGGAGCCGCAGTAGACGCCGACCGGGCGGCCCGGCTCGACCCCGAGGCCGGTGAACCGCGCGGCGAGCTCGGCCGGCGGCAGGAACCTGCCGTCGGCCGCGAGATTGTCCAGGTACGGCGCGCTGACCGCGCCCGGGATGTGGCCGGGCTTCGGGTCGACCGAGGCCACCTCCCCGCGGTAGCGCTCGGCTGCCCGGGCGTCCAGGAGCAGCCCGCCCTCCGCCACGAGGCGCGCGGCACCGTCCGCGTCGAGCGTGGGCAGCCGCCCCTCGCCCAGCGTGACGTCGCCGGGCTCCGGGGCCGGTGCCCGGCCGGTCTCGAGCGGAAGCCCCGCCGCCCGCCAGGCCGGCAGGCCACCGTCGAGCAGGCGTACGTCGGGGTGGCCGGCCCAGCGCAGCAGCCACCAGGCCCGGGCCGCCGCGCCGCTGCCCCCGTCGTACACGACGACGGGCACACCGGACCGCAGCCCCCAGGAACGCGCGGCCTCCTGCAGTGCCTCGGGCGCCGGCAGCGGATGGCGGCCGACGCCCTCCCCGGCCGGCGCGGACAGCTCGGTGTCCAGGTCGACGTAGACGGCGCCGGGCACGTGGCCCGCCTCGAACTCGGCGCGCCCGGGCGGCCCGCCGAGCGCCCAGCGCACGTCGAGCAGGTGCAGGGCGCCGCCGGCCGAGACAGCGTCGGCCAGCTCGCTCACCGGGATCAGCACGCTCATGTGCGCATCGTCGCACCGCGGGCTCAGCGGCCCACCCGCAGATCGCTCGCTCGCAGGACCAGGTGCAGCGGTTGACCGTCCAGCTCGCGCGCCCCCTCGGCGGCCGTCACCCCCAACCGCTCGGCGAGCCCCGGCCCGGTCGGCTCGAGGCGGCCGGTGCCCGAGACCAGGTCACCGGCGCGCAGGTGGGCCCGGGACTCGTCGCCGCCGGTTCGCAGCTGCACCCAGAGCCGGGCCGCCTGCCCCGGCATGCGGCGTACCTCCGGTGGTGCCGCTACCCAGAAGCCCTCGTCGGCCGGGACAGCGAGCACCTCGGCGCCGGCCAGCCGGACCACCCGGTCCTCGGCCGACGGGGCCGGCGAGGAGAGGCTCCGCGGAGCCGCCGGCCGCGGCTCCTCGGCTGCACGCACCGCGGCGTAGCCCACGACGGCGGCGCCGGCGGCCACGGCTGCGGACGCGACCGCGGCCTGCGGGCGCAGCATCCTGCGGGCCAGGGACCGCCACCACGAGGGGGGCGGCCCGCCGGCGAGCGGGGCGGCGCCGGGGACCAGCCAGCCGGCGGGGAGGCGGCGCGCGCTCAGGGGCTCGGCGAGGCGGGCGCACGTGCCGCACTCGGCCAGATGCCGCATCGCCCCGGTCTCCCGCATCCGGCGGCGGTCGGCCGCCGACAGCGCCAGCAGGACGGGGCGGCAGCGCGCCGTCGGCAGCTCG of the Motilibacter aurantiacus genome contains:
- the pilM gene encoding type IV pilus assembly protein PilM produces the protein MAGAIGLDIGTSGVRAAEVSSGKGRATLERLAEVPLPPGAVRDGEVVDVAAVAAALRELWATGRFSTKKVALGVANSRVVVRQVELPWMPLADLKASLAFQAQDLVPMPIDQALLDFHPLEEFEAPTGARLLRGLLVAASREMVDKLVDAVQQAKLVPTSVDLTSFAVLRSIGSVVIAGPAADGPGVPVEAIVDVGACVTNVLVHQGGVPRFVRILPMGGQHLTEAVADRLGVPFERAEQLKQELGAGAPDGPAPEWDGSESDHARRALADATSALVAEIRGSFDYYVASSGTAPIAHLLLSGGSARLAGLDARLSEATRLPVRTVTPLPRLRIGRTGLSEHALGLLAPSSTVPVGLALGAA
- a CDS encoding prepilin peptidase, with product MPALLVLLAVVGLAVGSFLNVVVWRVPRGESVVAPGSHCPSCAAAVRTRDNVPVLSWLLLRGRCRDCGTPISLRYPLVELLTAAVFVVLGARLGASWELPAYLYLGALGVALALIDLDVKRLPNVLVLPAYAVAPLLLTVPAVLDDRWPDLGRALLGGAALYAGYFALAFAYPAGMGFGDVKLAGVLGIYLGWLGWGPLAAGAFLGFLLGGVVGVALLAGRRATRKTAIPYGPFMLVGALLGVLAGSSITGAYLDVIGV
- a CDS encoding PulJ/GspJ family protein — translated: MSSEFLARLRRRSVRGDAGITLTELIVAMFVGSIVLSGVAALTISTQKSVSQAMARAGATADVRTALAYMSRRLRVAVPPGGGTAGAFEAAGPRSVTFYASLVAPGSTGTPAPTKIEFYVDTAAGCLVEARTAAVGAGAPYTWPSSGRRTTCIALGSINPAGQRLFTFYATPGATTPLATDASGAVTARDLPAIESVAVDLAVAPTKPAGTAPSQARTRLTLTNLL
- a CDS encoding prepilin-type N-terminal cleavage/methylation domain-containing protein, with product MTRDERTPRVLDRMRRDDGFTLTEAIVSLVIFGLLASITASLLIGLLSTTKANDQRAVASSLASQQIEAVRGQDALAIADGLTSARSTVNGTTYDIRQTANFVSSGEATSLCAGTGSSLAYKLITVEVRWPDMGSTQPIRMDTLRALGLGSDALDPEKGTLAILVKTPKGRPIGDAVVSLSPGALTRVTGSDGCAVFTGVTPGSYFPTVSKAGHISREGLPTFTPQAAVTALKNTVTRATIDSYAASGRLAVTLTSPNGFPIPATLGLTLENSLWASPRARPFADCSAVQTAPRGCVSWDTTVPAAPPRVAAAVFPDPYRAWAGTCSAVAPASPATSSLTQVGESTTSPAEVRLVDLQVQLNGVSGTSKVWAVQPANAQCTSGEQWPLTETAAGVYRAALPAGTWTIVRTDGAAPTGTTGVATAVLSPGQTQPVQVIG
- a CDS encoding prepilin-type N-terminal cleavage/methylation domain-containing protein — protein: MLARLRNAQDKKDSGFTLIELLVVMIIIGILAAIAVPVFLNQRAKARETSAKSDVTTIGKEVAAYYVDGTGNVTLATAGSTWTLTDATANAQITTGSLSSGNTARTVAQGTAGAWCVQVGTNDNPAKIWRYQGGSNANAAQGLSQGACA
- a CDS encoding TetR/AcrR family transcriptional regulator, producing MPRAGLTPERVVEAAAVLADEVGLEQLTLALIAQRLGVAMPSLYKHVQGLDDVRRRLAARAVAELAAELADAAAGRAGPDALAAVAGAYRAYAHRHPGRYPATLRAPSPDDPAHVAAGERAVGTLYAALRGYGLEGEDAVDATRSLRSALHGFVALEAAGGFGLPRDVDRSFERLVAALDAGLRAWPGRPAEVVRGR
- a CDS encoding alpha/beta fold hydrolase, whose amino-acid sequence is MTTSYLQLAGGRIAYDVTGDGPLVVCLPGMGDVRSVYRFLVPALVAAGFRVATMDLRGHGESDVGFDSYDDVAAGRDALALVEHLGGPALLVGSSMGAGASVWAAAERPGAVRGLVLAGPFVRDPRPRRLVTLALRVALLRPWGPAVWRAYYRALHPGRRPADLADHLARIAAAQRRPGAWRAFAATTRTSHAPVQARIAEVAAPVLVVMGERDADWPDPAAEGRWVADALRGELLLVEDAGHYPLAEYPELVAPAVRDFARAATARA
- a CDS encoding cytochrome c biogenesis CcdA family protein, coding for MSDVPLALAAAAGMLAALNPCGFALLPAYLSLVLADAPGRSRAAVTGRALRFAGAMTLGFVGAFALFGLALRPVAGPLQQRLPWLTVALGVGCVLLGGWLLLGRGLGVRALVARRAPRVDGSFPATVVLGVAFAGASLGCTVGPFLAIVVSSLRAGSLLEGGALFLAYALGMGAVVATAAVAVAQARSWLVRRMRAAAPYVSRAGGAVAVLSGAYVAYYGWYELRVLRGELQGDPVVEAAGRLQGVLADGLDRAGLGAVLAALAVLVVAGVGIGPARRAVQQRLDRHG
- a CDS encoding TlpA family protein disulfide reductase, producing MSRRPLLLLALGAALVLPGCGGSAEPAPGAAGTAAAEAAVPGAVSSPPAPGDVPAGTEGTAGDALDFAATTLDGAPFSGASLRGRPAALWFWAPWCPTCLRQAPAVREAVAAHPEVNIVGVAGLDSAENLPGFVDMAKVSSIPHLSDEPGEIWKRFEVAEQSTFVLLDVTGQVVFRGPLEPDEIAGRLARLAG
- a CDS encoding sulfurtransferase yields the protein MSVLIPVSELADAVSAGGALHLLDVRWALGGPPGRAEFEAGHVPGAVYVDLDTELSAPAGEGVGRHPLPAPEALQEAARSWGLRSGVPVVVYDGGSGAAARAWWLLRWAGHPDVRLLDGGLPAWRAAGLPLETGRAPAPEPGDVTLGEGRLPTLDADGAARLVAEGGLLLDARAAERYRGEVASVDPKPGHIPGAVSAPYLDNLAADGRFLPPAELAARFTGLGVEPGRPVGVYCGSGVTAASQIVALAVAGHEDVALYPGSWSQWATLPGRPVATGAEAG
- a CDS encoding RNA polymerase sigma factor; translated protein: MTEQDWGAQAVDDLAGRLRSFLAGYLRDRSAQVDLEDVVQEALVRTWTARERLDSGVAVQSFALVTARNLALSRLRSGAAAQRAYERMPGPPEPPSPSEQAERADRARMLSAAIAGLPRRDQEALLRHDVEGEALADLAAEQDASPGALAARLARARSRLRVDYVLAVQRAELPTARCRPVLLALSAADRRRMRETGAMRHLAECGTCARLAEPLSARRLPAGWLVPGAAPLAGGPPPSWWRSLARRMLRPQAAVASAAVAAGAAVVGYAAVRAAEEPRPAAPRSLSSPAPSAEDRVVRLAGAEVLAVPADEGFWVAAPPEVRRMPGQAARLWVQLRTGGDESRAHLRAGDLVSGTGRLEPTGPGLAERLGVTAAEGARELDGQPLHLVLRASDLRVGR